The genomic stretch GGTAAACTGGATCGATACCGATGTTGAGAATGTCTGTTACCCAGATGTCTTTACCGCCTAAAAACCCTACTCTTGCAGGGTTGTATTGAGTTGCGATCGCCTTTTTTAATTCCGTTTCAGTCAATAAATTTAATTCTAAAAATACCTCTAATTCTTTGCGGGAAATATTCCATTCTTGATCTCTTCCGCGCAAAATTCCCCGTTCAATTACAGCAACTCGCCAACCTAAATTTGCTAGAGTTGCGCCAATTAAAATTCCTAAAGTACCGCCACAAATTACCACATCCCAGTCTACAGTTCCTAATGGTAACTCGCTTTGTTTGACTAATTGTGGTACTGGTAGTGCATCTTCTTTTAAGGATTGCCAAAGGCGATCGACTCGTCGTAGTCCTTCTAAAGCATTTCCAGGTATTTTACTAAGAATTTGTTCAGTTAGAGTCATGAAAAAAACCAGACTGATTACTAAACTATTGTAATAAACTTAATATAGAGTGTGATTGCTCTGTTTCGAGGGTAGATACATATCGATCTGCCCTTTTTTCTTAAGAATTCATTATATCTTTGATAAGCAAATATTTTCAATCTACTGTGGTAAATTAATATAAAAAGTAGTACCTTTGCAATTAGTTTGAAAATAAATTTCTCCATTGTGCGCTTCAATAATTGATTTAGCGATCGCAGTTCCTAATCCCGTCCCCCCCCGTTTCCCATGAGTGACAAAAGGATCGAATAAATTGTCCCTAATAGCTTCTGGTATTCCTGGGCCATTATCGCATATTTGAATTTTGACACCTTTTCCATTATTGTTGGCAGTTACTTCAATACAACCACCATTACCTTTAAAAGCTTCGACTGCATTACTAATTAAGTTTTGCAAAACTCGCATCAATTTGTTTTCATCAACATTTACCAAAATCTCTGGCACGTCAAATTTAAAATCTACATGAGCATCTTTAAAATAAATTCGATTCAGCTTTTCAAACTGTTGTAATACTGATGTGAGCTTGACAGGTTCTTTTTTTAAAACTGCATTACCACTAGCATATTCTAAAGCTTCTTCTGCCATACCCAACATTCGTTTAACTTGTGCTTGAATAATGTCACACCATTCAATTGTATCTTCATCTGGATGGGTTTCTTTTAGCATGACACTTGCTAATTGAATTCCTGTTACCGGACTTCTAAAATCGTGGATAATTGTATTTACCATTTCACCAATTAAAGACATTTTTTCTTGGTAAATCATCTGATTAATATATTGAGCAGTAGTGGCGCGGAGATGGC from Phormidium ambiguum IAM M-71 encodes the following:
- a CDS encoding sensor histidine kinase — its product is MELESHQFISYFEPEQAELLCQMAILESYPEQKVVFEEDEVPDYLYLVLEGQVEFRKTTVSDKYHIISVAKQNDFFGEFGVLDGQPRSAQAIAYSGAILAKIPRTELMAILDNTKGCVILKLLGYIVRHLRATTAQYINQMIYQEKMSLIGEMVNTIIHDFRSPVTGIQLASVMLKETHPDEDTIEWCDIIQAQVKRMLGMAEEALEYASGNAVLKKEPVKLTSVLQQFEKLNRIYFKDAHVDFKFDVPEILVNVDENKLMRVLQNLISNAVEAFKGNGGCIEVTANNNGKGVKIQICDNGPGIPEAIRDNLFDPFVTHGKRGGTGLGTAIAKSIIEAHNGEIYFQTNCKGTTFYINLPQ